A DNA window from Pseudomonas sp. B21-056 contains the following coding sequences:
- the nadC gene encoding carboxylating nicotinate-nucleotide diphosphorylase has translation MPNLRLADLTAEIEANVRRALLEDIGSGDITAQLIPAERLAKATIITREAAIISGTAWVDAVFRQLDPRVAVHWQVRDGDQVNPDQALFHLEGPARSLLTGERSALNFLQMLSGVATRARYLADFVADTQVKLLDTRKTLPGLRLAQKYAVTCGGCHNHRIGLYDAFLIKENHIAACGGIAQAIAAAHKIAPGKPVEVEVESLAELKEALAANADIIMLDELSLDDMREAVRLNGGKAKLEASGGINESTLRPIAETGVDYISIGAMTKDVKAVDLSMRLSL, from the coding sequence ATGCCGAACCTACGTCTCGCCGACCTGACCGCCGAAATCGAAGCCAACGTGCGCCGCGCGTTGCTCGAAGACATCGGCAGCGGCGACATCACCGCGCAACTGATCCCCGCCGAACGCCTGGCCAAGGCCACCATCATTACCCGCGAAGCCGCGATCATCAGCGGCACGGCCTGGGTCGACGCCGTGTTCCGGCAACTGGACCCACGCGTTGCAGTGCACTGGCAAGTACGCGACGGCGACCAGGTCAACCCCGACCAGGCGTTGTTCCATCTGGAAGGCCCGGCCCGCTCATTGCTGACCGGCGAGCGCAGCGCGCTGAACTTCTTGCAGATGCTCTCCGGCGTCGCCACCCGCGCCCGCTACCTGGCCGACTTCGTCGCCGACACCCAGGTCAAGCTGCTGGACACCCGCAAGACCCTGCCCGGGCTGCGTCTGGCGCAGAAGTACGCCGTCACCTGCGGCGGCTGCCATAACCACCGCATCGGTCTGTACGATGCCTTCCTGATCAAGGAAAACCACATCGCCGCCTGCGGCGGGATCGCCCAGGCCATCGCGGCCGCCCACAAGATCGCACCGGGCAAACCGGTGGAAGTCGAAGTGGAAAGCCTGGCGGAATTGAAGGAAGCCCTGGCGGCCAACGCCGACATCATCATGCTCGACGAACTGAGCCTGGACGACATGCGTGAAGCCGTGCGCCTGAACGGCGGCAAGGCGAAGCTGGAAGCCAGCGGTGGGATCAACGAAAGCACCTTGCGGCCGATTGCCGAGACCGGGGTGGACTACATCTCGATCGGAGCGATGACCAAGGATGTGAAGGCGGTGGATCTGTCGATGCGCTTGAGTCTCTGA
- the rpsO gene encoding 30S ribosomal protein S15 has protein sequence MALSVEEKAQIVTDYQQAVGDTGSPEVQVALLTANINKLQGHFKANGKDHHSRRGLIRMVNQRRKLLDYLKGKDVSRYSTLIGRLGLRR, from the coding sequence ATGGCACTCAGCGTTGAAGAAAAAGCTCAGATCGTGACCGACTACCAGCAAGCTGTTGGTGATACTGGTTCGCCAGAAGTGCAAGTTGCACTGCTGACCGCCAACATCAACAAACTGCAAGGTCACTTCAAGGCCAACGGTAAAGATCACCACTCCCGTCGTGGTCTGATCCGCATGGTAAACCAGCGTCGTAAGCTGCTGGACTACCTCAAGGGCAAGGACGTTAGTCGTTACAGCACCTTGATCGGCCGCCTGGGCCTGCGTCGCTAA
- the rbfA gene encoding 30S ribosome-binding factor RbfA — protein sequence MAKEYSRTQRIGDQMQRELAQLIRREVKDPRVGLVTITAVEVSRDVGHAKIFITVMGQDGADDVAQSIKVLNSAAGFLRMQLAREMKLRSVPQLHFHYDESVARGAHLSALIERAVAEDSQHTAEPEDTKE from the coding sequence ATGGCAAAAGAATATAGCCGTACCCAACGAATTGGCGATCAGATGCAGCGCGAGCTGGCCCAACTGATCCGCCGCGAAGTCAAGGACCCGCGCGTCGGCCTGGTCACCATTACCGCTGTGGAAGTCAGTCGTGACGTCGGTCATGCAAAGATCTTCATCACGGTGATGGGCCAGGACGGTGCCGATGACGTCGCCCAGAGCATCAAGGTGCTCAACTCGGCCGCCGGCTTCCTGCGCATGCAGTTGGCCCGGGAAATGAAGCTGCGCAGTGTTCCACAGCTGCATTTCCACTACGACGAAAGCGTCGCCCGGGGCGCGCATCTGTCGGCCTTGATCGAGCGCGCCGTGGCTGAAGACAGTCAGCACACGGCTGAACCCGAAGACACCAAGGAGTAA
- the ampD gene encoding 1,6-anhydro-N-acetylmuramyl-L-alanine amidase AmpD, which produces MQLDPASGWCDGVRHCPSPNFNARPEGEISLLVIHNISLPPAQFATGKVQEFFQNRLDVTEHPYFAGIADLRVSAHFLIERDGAVTQFVSCLERAWHAGVSCFEGRETCNDFSIGIELEGTDDLPFTDPQYAALVDLTRQLQAAFAAITVQRICGHSDIAPGRKTDPGPAFDWVRYRAALTEGEGQ; this is translated from the coding sequence ATGCAGCTGGACCCCGCGAGCGGTTGGTGCGATGGCGTGCGTCATTGCCCATCGCCCAACTTCAATGCGCGCCCCGAGGGCGAAATTTCCCTGCTGGTGATCCACAACATCAGCCTGCCGCCCGCCCAGTTCGCCACCGGCAAGGTGCAGGAATTCTTCCAGAATCGTCTGGATGTCACGGAACATCCTTACTTTGCCGGTATCGCCGACCTGCGTGTCTCCGCGCATTTTCTGATCGAGCGTGACGGCGCCGTTACCCAGTTTGTCTCTTGTCTGGAGCGTGCATGGCATGCGGGCGTTTCGTGCTTCGAGGGCCGGGAAACCTGCAACGATTTTTCCATTGGCATCGAGCTCGAGGGCACCGATGATCTGCCGTTCACCGACCCGCAGTATGCCGCCCTGGTGGATCTGACGCGGCAGTTGCAAGCGGCCTTCGCGGCGATCACCGTGCAGCGTATCTGCGGGCACAGCGACATCGCTCCGGGGCGCAAGACCGATCCGGGACCGGCATTTGACTGGGTACGCTATCGAGCGGCCCTGACAGAAGGGGAAGGGCAATGA
- a CDS encoding DUF6388 family protein, with translation MTAKELTQEARHEEALRKYALDTPQLLEEISNLSADEQKDQIQWAFEDEAEAQGLQPWELTLKYTSTPEEFEAQRLALHKEAAEVLGVDWDEYCEMNNLVV, from the coding sequence ATGACGGCTAAAGAACTGACCCAAGAAGCCAGACACGAAGAAGCGCTGCGCAAATACGCCCTGGACACGCCTCAGTTACTGGAAGAAATCAGTAACCTGAGCGCCGACGAGCAGAAGGACCAGATTCAGTGGGCTTTCGAAGACGAGGCCGAAGCCCAGGGCTTGCAGCCTTGGGAGTTGACGCTCAAGTACACCAGCACGCCTGAAGAGTTCGAGGCGCAGCGCCTTGCCTTGCACAAGGAGGCTGCCGAGGTGCTGGGTGTGGATTGGGATGAGTACTGCGAGATGAATAATCTGGTGGTCTGA
- a CDS encoding DUF1631 domain-containing protein, whose product MHNDGNVVPLHKVPTDQANRSPLARLPVILLQVRDKAAQQLRLGLQRLFDNADDTLFEMADRARNDVEQNLFFEAMRDLRLKRKSIEREFIEQFFEAFVSLAQYDLTHASLSPAIVPAAPAQSSHDDLERHLAVEAMVTRVLSRDGASLDQLTARLSVLLARPMATPQNPMSPALLCETFLQAGRNLGVEIKVKLILLKLFERYVLSECDQFYVEANQLLAATGILPDLKVSPSRRASDRVDDAPRPTSERTAKPRAAEVDDSVQEVFAALQKLVMQVRGSVAPTLEPSAPEQPISTRDLLRLLSHLQQYVPAPTLQDEFDLRSQLEQLLTRVSVKSGKSRVVEGADEDVINLIAMMFEFILDDQNLPETLKALIGRLQIPMLKVAVQDKSFFSRGNHPARRLLNEIAAAAMGWGECDDHQRDSLYLRIEQVVQRLLNDFVDDPAIFSEVLAEFLAFTSDERRRSELLEQRIRDAEEGRAKAELARLRVEGALNQVMLGKLLPQAVVEFVQQAWSQVLLLTGFKHGERSAEWQADVLTLEQLIWSVQYHDEPDAGLRLLAMVPELLKALREGLSRSAFDPFATSEFFSELEVLHVQALQRMGQATDQVQSADAPVMIEVVEKIVLRPAYKAPADNATVRLPADDVGLLQVDQLRLGSWVEFQEDDDNSLRCKLAAIIQSTGKYIFVNRTGLKVQEHSRTSLALEFRRGAARLLDDTLLFDRALESVLGNLRQLNRGK is encoded by the coding sequence ATGCACAACGACGGGAATGTAGTGCCTTTGCATAAGGTGCCTACCGATCAGGCGAATCGCTCGCCACTCGCCCGTTTGCCTGTGATTCTGCTCCAGGTTCGCGACAAGGCTGCGCAACAGCTGCGCCTGGGTTTGCAGAGGCTGTTCGATAACGCCGACGACACTTTGTTCGAGATGGCCGACCGGGCGCGCAACGATGTCGAACAGAATCTGTTCTTCGAAGCCATGCGCGACCTGCGTCTGAAGCGCAAAAGTATCGAACGCGAATTCATCGAGCAGTTCTTCGAGGCGTTCGTCAGCCTCGCCCAGTACGACCTCACTCACGCTTCCCTGAGCCCCGCCATCGTTCCCGCTGCTCCGGCCCAGTCGTCCCATGACGATCTTGAGCGCCATCTGGCCGTAGAAGCCATGGTCACCCGGGTGCTCAGTCGCGATGGGGCCTCCCTCGATCAATTGACGGCCCGGCTCAGCGTGCTGCTGGCCCGGCCAATGGCAACCCCACAGAATCCCATGAGCCCGGCGCTGTTGTGCGAAACCTTTCTGCAGGCCGGACGCAACCTTGGGGTGGAGATCAAGGTCAAGCTGATCCTGCTCAAGCTGTTCGAGCGCTATGTGCTCAGCGAATGCGACCAGTTTTATGTCGAGGCCAATCAGTTGCTGGCGGCCACGGGCATCCTGCCGGACCTCAAGGTTTCACCGTCCCGGCGTGCGTCGGATCGTGTCGATGATGCGCCACGCCCCACATCAGAGCGTACAGCCAAGCCCCGGGCCGCCGAAGTCGATGACAGCGTGCAGGAAGTGTTCGCTGCATTACAGAAACTGGTGATGCAGGTGCGTGGCAGCGTGGCGCCGACCCTGGAGCCCAGCGCACCGGAGCAGCCGATCTCGACCCGTGACCTGCTGCGCCTGCTCTCCCATCTGCAGCAATACGTGCCGGCACCCACCCTTCAGGACGAGTTCGATCTGCGCAGCCAGCTCGAACAACTGCTCACCCGGGTCAGCGTCAAGAGCGGCAAGTCGCGCGTGGTCGAAGGCGCCGATGAGGACGTGATCAACCTGATCGCGATGATGTTCGAGTTCATTCTCGACGACCAGAACCTGCCGGAGACCCTCAAGGCACTGATTGGTCGCCTGCAGATCCCGATGCTCAAGGTCGCAGTTCAGGACAAGAGTTTCTTCAGCCGCGGCAATCATCCCGCCCGCCGGCTGCTCAACGAAATTGCTGCCGCAGCCATGGGCTGGGGCGAATGCGACGATCATCAGCGCGACAGCCTTTATCTGCGCATCGAGCAAGTGGTACAGCGCCTGTTGAACGACTTCGTCGATGACCCGGCGATTTTCTCCGAGGTGCTGGCCGAATTCCTCGCCTTCACCAGCGATGAGCGGCGTCGCAGCGAACTGCTTGAACAGCGTATCCGTGATGCCGAAGAAGGGCGGGCCAAGGCTGAACTGGCACGTCTGCGAGTCGAGGGCGCGTTGAATCAGGTCATGCTCGGCAAGCTGCTGCCTCAGGCCGTGGTGGAATTCGTGCAGCAGGCCTGGAGCCAGGTGCTGTTGCTGACCGGCTTCAAGCATGGCGAGCGGTCAGCCGAATGGCAAGCCGATGTCCTGACCCTGGAGCAACTGATCTGGAGCGTCCAGTATCACGACGAGCCGGATGCCGGCCTGCGCTTGCTGGCGATGGTGCCGGAGCTGCTCAAGGCTTTGCGCGAAGGTCTGAGCCGTTCGGCATTCGACCCGTTCGCCACCAGTGAATTCTTCAGCGAACTGGAAGTCCTGCACGTGCAGGCGTTGCAGCGCATGGGCCAGGCAACGGATCAGGTCCAGTCGGCGGATGCGCCGGTGATGATCGAGGTGGTGGAGAAAATTGTCCTGCGCCCCGCCTACAAAGCGCCGGCGGACAACGCGACGGTACGCTTGCCGGCCGATGACGTGGGCCTGCTTCAGGTCGACCAATTGCGCCTGGGTAGCTGGGTCGAGTTCCAGGAGGATGACGACAACAGCCTGCGCTGCAAGCTGGCGGCGATCATCCAGAGCACCGGCAAATATATCTTCGTCAACCGTACCGGCCTCAAGGTCCAGGAGCACAGCCGCACCAGCCTGGCCCTGGAGTTTCGGCGGGGGGCCGCGCGCCTGCTGGACGACACCCTGCTGTTCGACCGGGCGCTGGAATCCGTGCTCGGCAATCTGCGTCAACTCAATCGCGGCAAGTGA
- the ampE gene encoding regulatory signaling modulator protein AmpE has translation MSFLVLLLAVWIEKFSALRQRVQRDGAWLGELNRIEVSPRWVNRPWLVLVAMVLLPVALLALLLWMLEPLAYGLLVLPVHLLVVIYSLGRGDLLAGLGPFRDAWRREDLQAATHVAKRDLGIEADSGAQLLGRVQGHLLWQAYQSFFAVIFWYFLLGPVAALSYRLLALAAEHSQNPGVAERAAQLRHAFDWVPVRLLAASFALVGNFVAVSRVMLHELLNWNISAAQLVDKVGLVAGEIPEPLAGPDGINSLDRLWELLLRAAVLWYAGFALWTVLA, from the coding sequence ATGAGTTTTCTGGTGTTGCTGCTGGCGGTCTGGATCGAGAAGTTCTCGGCCCTGCGCCAGCGGGTCCAGCGTGATGGCGCGTGGCTGGGCGAGCTGAACAGAATCGAGGTGAGCCCGCGTTGGGTCAACCGGCCCTGGCTGGTGCTGGTGGCCATGGTCCTGCTGCCCGTGGCGCTGCTGGCGTTGTTGCTGTGGATGCTGGAGCCGCTGGCCTATGGATTGCTGGTGCTGCCGGTGCACCTGCTGGTGGTGATCTACAGCCTGGGGCGTGGTGATCTGTTGGCTGGGCTGGGACCATTTCGCGATGCGTGGCGGCGCGAAGACCTGCAAGCCGCTACCCATGTGGCCAAGCGCGACCTGGGGATTGAAGCCGACAGTGGCGCGCAGTTGTTGGGACGGGTCCAGGGCCATCTGTTGTGGCAGGCCTACCAGAGCTTTTTCGCGGTGATCTTCTGGTACTTCCTGCTCGGTCCGGTGGCGGCCCTGAGTTATCGCCTGCTGGCGCTGGCCGCCGAGCATAGCCAGAACCCTGGCGTGGCCGAGCGGGCAGCGCAACTGCGCCATGCTTTCGACTGGGTGCCGGTGCGGCTGCTGGCGGCGAGTTTTGCCCTGGTGGGCAACTTCGTGGCGGTCAGCCGGGTGATGCTGCACGAACTGCTGAACTGGAACATCAGCGCCGCTCAACTGGTCGACAAGGTCGGCCTGGTGGCCGGCGAAATTCCTGAGCCCTTGGCGGGGCCGGACGGCATCAACAGCCTCGACCGGCTCTGGGAACTGCTGCTGCGTGCGGCGGTGCTCTGGTATGCCGGGTTTGCGTTGTGGACGGTGTTGGCCTGA
- the truB gene encoding tRNA pseudouridine(55) synthase TruB, giving the protein MAQVKRIRRNVSGIILLDKPLGFTSNAALQKVRWLLNAEKAGHTGSLDPLATGVLPLCFGEATKFSQYLLDSDKGYETLAQLGKTTTTADAEGEVLRERPVTVGQADIEAVLPGFRGQISQIPPMYSALKRDGQPLYKLARAGEVVEREPRSVTIARLELLAFDGNTARLAVDCSKGTYIRTLVEDIGEQLGCGAYVAELRRTQAGPFTLAQTVTLEELEAVHAEGGNEAVDRFLMPSDSGLLDWPLLQFSEHSAFYWLNGQPVRAPDAPKFGMVRVQDHNGRFIGIGEVSEDGRIAPRRLIRSE; this is encoded by the coding sequence GTGGCTCAGGTCAAACGTATCCGCCGTAACGTCAGCGGCATCATCCTGCTCGACAAGCCGTTGGGGTTCACCTCCAACGCAGCCTTGCAGAAGGTTCGCTGGCTGCTCAATGCCGAGAAGGCCGGGCACACCGGCAGCCTCGATCCGCTGGCCACCGGCGTGTTGCCGCTGTGTTTCGGCGAGGCGACCAAGTTCTCCCAATACCTGCTCGACTCCGACAAGGGTTATGAAACCCTGGCGCAACTGGGCAAGACCACCACTACGGCGGACGCCGAAGGTGAGGTTCTGCGCGAACGTCCGGTGACCGTTGGTCAGGCTGATATCGAAGCGGTGCTGCCAGGATTTCGTGGGCAAATCAGTCAGATACCGCCGATGTACTCCGCCCTGAAGCGTGATGGACAACCGTTGTATAAACTGGCCCGTGCAGGCGAAGTAGTGGAGCGTGAACCACGTTCTGTTACTATTGCGCGCTTGGAATTGCTGGCCTTTGACGGTAATACTGCGCGGCTTGCCGTGGATTGCAGCAAAGGCACCTATATCCGCACCCTGGTGGAGGATATTGGTGAGCAGCTGGGCTGTGGTGCGTACGTGGCGGAGTTGCGACGGACCCAGGCCGGACCTTTCACCCTGGCCCAGACGGTCACGCTGGAAGAGCTCGAAGCCGTACATGCCGAAGGCGGCAACGAAGCGGTCGACCGCTTCCTGATGCCATCGGACAGTGGGCTGCTGGATTGGCCGCTGTTGCAGTTCTCGGAACACAGCGCGTTCTACTGGCTCAACGGCCAGCCGGTGCGTGCCCCGGATGCACCGAAGTTCGGTATGGTCCGGGTACAGGATCACAATGGTCGCTTCATCGGTATCGGTGAAGTGAGCGAAGACGGGCGCATTGCGCCGCGTCGACTGATTCGGTCGGAATGA
- the pnp gene encoding polyribonucleotide nucleotidyltransferase, which translates to MNPVIKKFQFGQSTVTLETGRIARQASGAVLVTVDDDVSVLVTVVGAKQADPGKGFFPLSVHYQEKTYAAGKIPGGFFKREGRPSEKETLTSRLIDRPIRPLFPEGFMNEVQVVCTVVSTSKKTDPDIAAMIGTSAALAISGIPFDGPIGAARVAFHESTGYLLNPTYEQLKASSLDMVVAGTSEAVLMVESEAKELTEDQMLGAVLFAHDEFQVVINAVKELAAEAAKPTWTWAPQAEATELLGAIRAEFGEAISQAYTITVKADRYARLGELKDQVVAKLSGEEGQPSSAEVKAAFGEIEYRTVRENIVNGKPRIDGRDTRTVRPLNIEVGVLPKTHGSALFTRGETQALVVATLGTARDAQLLDTLEGEKKDPFMLHYNFPPFSVGECGRMGGAGRREIGHGRLARRSVQAMLPDADVFPYTIRVVSEITESNGSSSMASVCGASLALMDAGVPMKAPVAGIAMGLVKEGEKFAVLTDILGDEDHLGDMDFKVAGTAKGVTALQMDIKIKGITEEIMEIALGQALEARLNILGQMNQVIGQSRTELSENAPTMIAMKIDTDKIRDVIGKGGATIRAICEETKASIDIEDDGSIKIFGETKEAAEAARQRVLGITAEAEIGKIYVGKVERIVDFGAFVNILPGKDGLVHISMLSDARVEKVTDILKEGQEVEVLVLDVDNRGRIKLSIKDVAAAKASGV; encoded by the coding sequence GTGAACCCGGTAATCAAAAAATTCCAGTTCGGTCAGTCGACCGTTACCCTCGAGACTGGCCGTATCGCCCGTCAGGCCTCCGGCGCAGTGCTGGTCACCGTTGACGACGACGTCAGCGTATTGGTGACCGTCGTCGGTGCCAAGCAAGCCGATCCAGGCAAGGGCTTCTTCCCTCTGTCTGTCCACTACCAGGAAAAGACTTACGCCGCCGGTAAGATCCCTGGCGGTTTCTTCAAGCGCGAAGGCCGTCCTTCCGAGAAAGAAACCCTGACTTCCCGACTGATCGACCGTCCGATCCGTCCGCTGTTCCCAGAAGGCTTCATGAACGAAGTGCAGGTTGTCTGCACCGTCGTTTCCACCAGCAAGAAGACCGATCCGGACATCGCTGCGATGATCGGTACCTCGGCCGCGCTGGCCATCTCCGGTATTCCTTTCGATGGCCCGATCGGCGCTGCCCGCGTTGCGTTCCATGAAAGCACTGGCTACCTGCTGAACCCGACCTACGAGCAACTGAAGGCTTCGAGCCTGGACATGGTCGTTGCCGGTACTTCCGAAGCCGTGCTGATGGTTGAATCCGAAGCCAAAGAGCTGACCGAAGACCAGATGCTGGGCGCCGTACTGTTCGCCCATGACGAGTTCCAGGTGGTGATCAACGCCGTCAAGGAACTGGCCGCCGAAGCCGCCAAGCCAACCTGGACCTGGGCTCCGCAAGCCGAAGCCACCGAACTGCTGGGTGCGATCCGTGCCGAGTTCGGCGAAGCGATCTCCCAGGCCTACACCATCACCGTCAAGGCCGACCGTTACGCGCGCCTGGGCGAGTTGAAGGACCAGGTCGTCGCCAAGCTGTCCGGCGAAGAAGGCCAGCCGTCTTCCGCTGAAGTCAAAGCGGCTTTCGGTGAAATCGAATACCGTACCGTTCGCGAGAACATCGTCAACGGCAAGCCACGCATCGACGGTCGCGACACCCGCACCGTACGTCCGCTGAACATCGAAGTCGGCGTTCTGCCGAAGACCCACGGCTCGGCCCTGTTCACCCGTGGTGAAACCCAGGCCCTGGTCGTTGCAACACTGGGCACCGCCCGTGACGCGCAACTGCTGGACACCCTGGAAGGCGAAAAGAAAGACCCGTTCATGCTGCATTACAACTTCCCGCCGTTCTCGGTCGGTGAGTGTGGTCGCATGGGTGGCGCTGGTCGCCGCGAAATCGGTCACGGCCGTCTGGCCCGTCGTTCGGTCCAGGCCATGCTGCCGGACGCCGACGTGTTCCCGTACACCATTCGCGTGGTATCGGAAATCACCGAGTCCAACGGTTCGAGCTCGATGGCTTCGGTCTGCGGCGCTTCCCTGGCTTTGATGGACGCCGGTGTGCCGATGAAGGCACCGGTTGCCGGTATCGCCATGGGCCTGGTGAAGGAAGGTGAGAAATTTGCCGTCCTGACCGACATCCTCGGTGACGAAGACCACCTGGGCGACATGGACTTCAAAGTGGCCGGTACCGCCAAAGGCGTGACCGCACTGCAGATGGACATCAAGATCAAGGGCATCACCGAAGAGATCATGGAAATCGCCCTGGGCCAGGCCCTGGAAGCGCGCCTGAACATCCTCGGCCAGATGAACCAGGTGATCGGTCAGTCCCGTACCGAACTGTCGGAAAACGCTCCGACCATGATCGCGATGAAGATCGACACCGACAAGATCCGTGATGTCATCGGTAAAGGCGGCGCGACCATTCGTGCGATCTGCGAAGAAACCAAGGCTTCGATCGACATCGAAGACGACGGTTCGATCAAGATCTTCGGCGAAACCAAGGAAGCGGCAGAAGCAGCACGCCAGCGCGTCCTGGGCATCACCGCCGAAGCCGAGATCGGCAAGATCTACGTGGGCAAGGTCGAGCGCATCGTCGACTTCGGCGCCTTCGTCAACATCCTGCCAGGCAAGGACGGTCTGGTTCACATCTCCATGCTGAGCGATGCTCGCGTCGAGAAAGTGACCGACATCCTGAAAGAAGGCCAGGAAGTGGAAGTGCTGGTACTGGACGTGGACAACCGCGGCCGTATCAAGCTGTCCATCAAGGACGTGGCGGCAGCCAAGGCATCGGGCGTTTAA